From Candoia aspera isolate rCanAsp1 chromosome 8, rCanAsp1.hap2, whole genome shotgun sequence, a single genomic window includes:
- the LOC134502416 gene encoding collagen alpha-1(I) chain-like produces the protein MLPAQVDLHLQLCKRFFLARNRLGQEWAFQGAGPRFKSKTSQPAEPHGERSVGLNGETPEPGSERANRGWGGGGGGELDLPSLPGRGALPEEEGRSVLPGVAFGGERRKKAESVPEASFGKWGCYPTFGRPEVPQPAAKRRGRGPPPPAVPSGLALPKAPLPPVNQPETRPARPARSSGRRRRRGSEVYRGGRAPGRRRDSLRAIAFCPRREGGQRGEEREADLRPVETAPTHQQRVLGSLSAEPSLCAEASVPEKEDLDAPGGKKGQGSRSAPPPFPGPPAPVPSRCAGKTSLSGPRSRRRRKVCLRSQPGARERAAGRSRARRGKQESSLASEAEDEEGGRPRGSHYSPRAARGRPGVKGSPADPDIQFHWYSNAGPSERL, from the exons ATGCTCCCAGCCCAAGTGGATCTGCACCTCCAACTCTGCAAAAGGTTTTTCTTGGCCCGGAACCGGCTCGGCCAGGAGTGGGCTTTCCAGGGCGCTGGGCCCCGTTTCAAGTCCAAAACCTCCCAGCCGGCTGAGCCCCACGGAGAGCG CTCCGTGGGGCTGAACGGAGAAACACCGGAGCCTGGAAGCGAGCGAGCAAACCGgggttggggtggtggtggcggcGGGGAGCTGGACTTGCCGAGCCTCCCGGGTCGTGGAGCTCTTCCGGAGGAGGAAGGGCGAAGCGTCCTGCCTGGTGTAGCATTTGGGGGCGAGAGGAGGAAGAAGGCGGAGAGCGTCCCCGAGGCTTCCTTTGGCAAATGGGGTTGCTATCCAACCTTCGGCCGCCCAGAAG TCCCGCAACCTGCGGCCAAGAGGCGAGGCCGGGGCCCGCCTCCTCCTGCCGTCCCTTCGGGTCTCGCTTTGCCAAAGGCCCCGCTTCCGCCGGTTAATCAGCCCGAAACCAGGCCTGCCAGACCAGCCCGCTCttccggccgccgccgccgccgcggctcGGAGGTCTACAGAGGCGGTCGGGCTCCCGGTCGGCGAAGGGACTCGCTCCGGGCAATCGCATTCTGCCCGCGTCGGGAAGGCGGCCAGCGCGGGGAAGAGCGCGAGGCGGATCTGAGACCAGTGGAAACTGCTCCCACCCACCAGCAGCGAGTCCTCGGGTCTCTTTCCGCAGAGCCGTCGCTTTGTGCCGAGGCTTCGGTTCCGGAGAAGGAGGACCTTGACGCCCCGGGCGGGAAGAAAGGCCAGGGGAGCAGGAGCGCCCCGCCTCCCTTTCCCGGACCTCCTGCGcctgtgccttccagatgtgcggGCAAAACATCACTTTCAGGCCCGAGAAGCAGAAGGCGGCGCAAGGTCTGCCTCCGGTCTCAGCCCGGGGCCAGAGAACGCGCGGCGGGTCGCTCCAGGGCACGGAGGGGCAAGCAGGAAAGCTCCCTGGCCTCTGAGGCTGAGGACGAGGAGGGGGGAAGGCCCCGTGGAAGTCATTACTCTCCCCGCGCAGCCAGAGGCAGGCCCGGCGTGAAAGGGTCTCCTGCCGACCCAGACATCCAGTTCCACTGGTATTCCAACGCGGGCCCTTCGGAGCGCTTGTGA